In a single window of the Raphanus sativus cultivar WK10039 chromosome 9, ASM80110v3, whole genome shotgun sequence genome:
- the LOC108823725 gene encoding 30S ribosomal protein S16-2, chloroplastic/mitochondrial — protein sequence MVVRLRLSRLGCKNRPFFRVMAADSRSPRDGKHIEVLGYFNPLPGQDGGKRMGLKFDRIKYWLSVGAQASDPVQRLLFRSGLLPPPPMVAMGRKGGERDTRPVDPMTGRYVDAEKTPAISDNKPKEEDDSP from the exons ATGGTTGTAAGGCTCCGATTATCGAGACTAGGATGCAAAAATCGACCATTTTTCCGGGTAATGGCAGCTGATAGCAGATCCCCCAGAGACGGGAAACACATCGAGGTCCTCGGTTACTTCAATCCTCTCCCAG GGCAGGACGGTGGTAAGAGAATGGGTCTCAAGTTTGACCGAATCAA GTACTGGTTATCTGTTGGTGCTCAGGCATCAGACCCGGTTCAACGTCTCCTTTTCAGATCCGGTTtacttcctcctcctccaatgGTGGCTATGGGACGTAAAGGTGGAGAGAGAGACACTCGCCCTGTTGATCCAATGACAGGTCGCTATGTGGATGCAGAGAAAACACCAGCCATTAGCGACAACAAGCCTAAGGAAGAAGACGACAGCCCATGA
- the LOC108825934 gene encoding cytokinin dehydrogenase 3 isoform X1, whose protein sequence is MVSYNSPSQIHLLVITILVIITTLLTPITTNISSLPWSILSNDNFAGKLTTASSSVESASTDFGHITRVFPSAVLNPSSVQDITDLIKLSFDSQSSFPLAARGHGHCHRGQAAAKDGVVVNMRSMVNRDRGIKVSRTGLYVDVDSAWLWIEVLNKTLELGLTPVSWTDYLYLTVGGTLSNGGISGQTFRYGPQISNVLEMDVITGKGEIATCSKDMNSDLFYAALGGLGQFGIITRARIKLELAPKRAKWLRFLYTDFSKFTRDQERLISETDGLHFLEGSVMLDHGSPDNWRSTYYPPSDHMRIASMVKQHGVIYCLEVVKYCDETSQHSVDEEMEELSDSLNYVRGFMYEKDATYMDFLNRVRTGELKLKSKGQWDVPHPWLNLFVPKSQISKFDYGVLKGIILRNNITTGPLLVYPMNRKKWDDRMSTAIPEEDVFYAVGFLRSASFDNWEDYEKENMQVLKFCEDANMGVIQYLPYYSSQEGWVGHFGPRWNVFVERKYRYDPKMILSPGQNIFQ, encoded by the exons ATGGTGAGCTATAATTCTCCATCACAAATTCATCTTCTAGTGATAACAATATTAGTTATCATCACAACTCTTTTAACCCCGATCACAACCAACATATCATCACTACCATGGAGTATCCTTTCCAACGACAACTTCGCCGGAAAACTCACCACCGCATCCTCCTCCGTCGAGTCAGCTTCCACTGATTTCGGCCACATCACCAGAGTCTTTCCCTCTGCCGTCTTAAACCCTTCCTCCGTCCAAGATATCACCGATCTTATAAAGCTTTCTTTCGATTCTCAATCCTCTTTTCCTCTAGCCGCTCGTGGCCACGGACATTGCCACCGTGGTCAAGCCGCGGCTAAAGACGGAGTCGTGGTCAACATGCGGTCAATGGTAAACAGGGACCGAGGCATCAAGGTGTCTAGGACCGGTTTATACGTTGACGTGGACAGCGCGTGGCTATGGATCGAGGTGTTGAATAAAACTTTGGAGTTAGGGCTGACGCCGGTTTCTTGGACGGATTATTTGTATTTAACGGTCGGTGGAACGTTATCTAACGGCGGTATAAGCGGACAAACGTTTCGGTATGGTCCACAAATCAGTAATGTTTTAGAGATGGATGTTATTACTG GAAAAGGTGAAATTGCAACTTGTTCCAAAGACATGAACTCAGATCTTTTCTATGCCGCGTTAGGAGGTTTGGGTCAATTCGGAATAATAACAAGAGCAAGAATCAAACTCGAATTAGCTCCGAAAAgg GCTAAATGGTTAAGGTTTCTATACACTGATTTCTCCAAATTTACAAGAGACCAAGAACGATTGATATCAGAAACAGACGGTCTGCATTTCCTGGAAGGTTCTGTTATGCTGGACCATGGCTCACCTGATAACTGGAGATCTACTTACTATCCACCGTCCGATCACATGAGGATCGCCTCAATGGTCAAACAACATGGTGTCATCTACTGTCTTGAAGTTGTCAAGTATTGCGACGAAACTTCTCAACACTCAGTCGACGAG GAAATGGAGGAGTTAAGCGACAGTTTAAATTATGTAAGAGGGTTTATGTACGAGAAAGATGCGACTTATATGGATTTTCTAAACCGGGTTCGAACCGGAGAGCTAAAACTGAAATCCAAAGGCCAATGGGATGTTCCACATCCATGGCTTAATCTTTTCGTACCAAAATCTCAGATTTCAAAATTCGATTATGGCGTTTTAAAGGGTATTATCCTTAGAAATAACATCACTACCGGTCCCCTTCTTGTTTATCCCATGAATCGCAAAAA GTGGGATGATCGAATGTCTACAGCTATACCTGAAGAAGATGTATTTTATGCGGTAGGGTTCTTACGATCGGCCAGTTTTGATAATTGGGAAGattatgaaaaagaaaacatgcaAGTACTAAAGTTTTGTGAGGATGCTAACATGGGAGTCATACAATATCTTCCTTACTATTCGTCACAAGAAGGATGGGTTGGACACTTTGGTCCGAGGTGGAATGTTTTTGTTGagagaaaatatagatatgATCCTAAAATGATATTGTCCCCGggacaaaatatatttcagtaa
- the LOC108823633 gene encoding nucleosome assembly protein 1;3, giving the protein MSNEKDSFNVGDLTAALKDEDRAGLVNALKNKLQNLAGQHSDVLENLTPKIRRRVEVLREIQGKHDEIEAKFREERAALEAKYQKLYQPLYTKRYEIVNGAIEVEGAQEDVKMDQGDDKSAQEKGVPSFWLTALKNNDVISEEITERDEGALVYLKDIKWCKIEEPKGFKLEFFFDQNPYFKNTLLTKAYHMIDEDEPLLEKAIGTEIDWYPGKCLTQKILKKKPKKGAKNAKPITKTEDCESFFNFFSPPQVPDDDEDIDEDRAEELQNLMEQDYDIGSTIREKIIPHAVSWFTGEAIEGEEFDIDNDDEDDDIDEDEDEDEEDDEDEEEDDDEDEEEEEEEVSKTKKKPSILHKKGGRPQLNDGQQGERPPECKQQ; this is encoded by the exons ATGAGCAACGAGAAGGACAGTTTCAACGTCGGTGATCTCACCGCTG CTCTTAAAGATGAGGACAGAGCAGGGCTTGTCAACGCTCTTAAG AACAAGCTGCAGAATCTGGCTGGTCAGCATTCCGATGTGCTCGAGAATCTGACTCCTAAGATCAGAAGACGTGTTGAGGTCTTGAGAGAGATTCAG gGAAAACATGATGAAATAGAGGCCAAGTTTCGCGAGGAGAGAGCTGCACTTGAAGCCAAGTATCAAAAGTTATATCAGCCTTTGTATACCAAG CGTTATGAGATTGTGAATGGAGCTATCGAAGTTGAAGGAGCTCAAGAGGATGTTAAGATGGACCAAGGAGACGACAAATCTGCACAAg AGAAAGGAGTCCCTAGTTTCTGGCTGACCGCATTGAAAAACAATGATGTTATATCTGAGGAG ATAACCGAGCGTGATGAAGGAGCCCTCGTGTATCTTAAAGATATTAAGTGGTGCAAGATTGAGGAACCAAAGGGATTCAAACTTGAGTTTTTCTTCGACCAGAACCCTTACTTCAAAAACACCCTATTAACTAAGGCCTATCACATGATTGATGAAGATGAGCCTCTGCTTGAGAAGGCTATTGG GACAGAGATTGATTGGTATCCTGGAAAATGCTTGACTCAGAAGATTCTTAAGAAGAAGCCTAAGAAAGGTGCCAAGAATGCCAAGCCAATCACCAAAACTGAAGATTGTGAAAGTTTCTTCAACTTCTTCAGTCCTCCCCAAGTtcctgatgatgatgaagacatcGACGAGGACAGA GCTGAAGAACTTCAGAATCTGATGGAACAAGATTATGACATTGG TTCTACAATCCGGGAGAAGATTATACCACATGCTGTCTCATGGTTTACTGGTGAGGCTATTGAAGGAGAGGAGTTTGACATAGACAATgacgatgaagatgatgatattGATGAGGACGAagatgaggatgaagaagatgatgaggatgaggaagaagacgacgatgaggatgaggaggaagaagaagaagaagtaagcAAGACCAAAAAGAAG CCGTCTATCCTACACAAG AAAGGAGGCAGGCCACAGCTTAACGATGGACAACAAGGGGAGAGGCCTCCTGAGTGCAAGCAACagtaa
- the LOC108825934 gene encoding cytokinin dehydrogenase 3 isoform X2, producing the protein MVSYNSPSQIHLLVITILVIITTLLTPITTNISSLPWSILSNDNFAGKLTTASSSVESASTDFGHITRVFPSAVLNPSSVQDITDLIKLSFDSQSSFPLAARGHGHCHRGQAAAKDGVVVNMRSMVNRDRGIKVSRTGLYVDVDSAWLWIEVLNKTLELGLTPVSWTDYLYLTVGGTLSNGGISGQTFRYGPQISNVLEMDVITGKGEIATCSKDMNSDLFYAALGGLGQFGIITRARIKLELAPKRAKWLRFLYTDFSKFTRDQERLISETDGLHFLEGSVMLDHGSPDNWRSTYYPPSDHMRIASMVKQHGVIYCLEVVKYCDETSQHSVDEEMEELSDSLNYVRGFMYEKDATYMDFLNRVRTGELKLKSKGQWDVPHPWLNLFVPKSQISKFDYGVLKGIILRNNITTGPLLVYPMNRKK; encoded by the exons ATGGTGAGCTATAATTCTCCATCACAAATTCATCTTCTAGTGATAACAATATTAGTTATCATCACAACTCTTTTAACCCCGATCACAACCAACATATCATCACTACCATGGAGTATCCTTTCCAACGACAACTTCGCCGGAAAACTCACCACCGCATCCTCCTCCGTCGAGTCAGCTTCCACTGATTTCGGCCACATCACCAGAGTCTTTCCCTCTGCCGTCTTAAACCCTTCCTCCGTCCAAGATATCACCGATCTTATAAAGCTTTCTTTCGATTCTCAATCCTCTTTTCCTCTAGCCGCTCGTGGCCACGGACATTGCCACCGTGGTCAAGCCGCGGCTAAAGACGGAGTCGTGGTCAACATGCGGTCAATGGTAAACAGGGACCGAGGCATCAAGGTGTCTAGGACCGGTTTATACGTTGACGTGGACAGCGCGTGGCTATGGATCGAGGTGTTGAATAAAACTTTGGAGTTAGGGCTGACGCCGGTTTCTTGGACGGATTATTTGTATTTAACGGTCGGTGGAACGTTATCTAACGGCGGTATAAGCGGACAAACGTTTCGGTATGGTCCACAAATCAGTAATGTTTTAGAGATGGATGTTATTACTG GAAAAGGTGAAATTGCAACTTGTTCCAAAGACATGAACTCAGATCTTTTCTATGCCGCGTTAGGAGGTTTGGGTCAATTCGGAATAATAACAAGAGCAAGAATCAAACTCGAATTAGCTCCGAAAAgg GCTAAATGGTTAAGGTTTCTATACACTGATTTCTCCAAATTTACAAGAGACCAAGAACGATTGATATCAGAAACAGACGGTCTGCATTTCCTGGAAGGTTCTGTTATGCTGGACCATGGCTCACCTGATAACTGGAGATCTACTTACTATCCACCGTCCGATCACATGAGGATCGCCTCAATGGTCAAACAACATGGTGTCATCTACTGTCTTGAAGTTGTCAAGTATTGCGACGAAACTTCTCAACACTCAGTCGACGAG GAAATGGAGGAGTTAAGCGACAGTTTAAATTATGTAAGAGGGTTTATGTACGAGAAAGATGCGACTTATATGGATTTTCTAAACCGGGTTCGAACCGGAGAGCTAAAACTGAAATCCAAAGGCCAATGGGATGTTCCACATCCATGGCTTAATCTTTTCGTACCAAAATCTCAGATTTCAAAATTCGATTATGGCGTTTTAAAGGGTATTATCCTTAGAAATAACATCACTACCGGTCCCCTTCTTGTTTATCCCATGAATCGCAAAAAGTAA